The Maylandia zebra isolate NMK-2024a linkage group LG1, Mzebra_GT3a, whole genome shotgun sequence DNA segment TCTTTAAAAATGAGTTGAACAAGTGTGCCTACTAAAATGAATGCAAACTGTTCTGTTCATTTAACTGTTTTCATCTAACTGAGCTGCTTTTAATTGCATCAAGGCTTCTGCTGCAGTaaaccttgttgctttgtctctATGAGCCATGGCTCACTACGAAACACAACGATGTAGTACTTAGAAGTGGAAAATTACAATAAATCAAACCCCATGATGTTGGAAACCTTGCACAGATTTCCAGGATCATAACTGACCCCACAACTTTCCAATATCCTTGCCACATCAATGTGCCAattcatgaaaaaaataaagtagtTTTTGCCATTGTGATCTAAAAAATGTTCACAGCAGCActgaattttaaagtaacaggtttGCTATGTGCCTCATTCttttaatctatttttataGTGTACAAGTGAATGGTTTCAAACATAGCTGGAGAGTTAGGTGACGTGTCTATTCACTGCTACCGAGGCCTTCTGTAGCTATATTAATCTTTTAATATTTAGAGTCCTTTGGGGCTGcagagacaaaacacacagtaaGTTATGATACTTTCATCTACAACCTCTCCCCCTCTTGATGGATACAAACACTTAGATCTACCAAGACCGGCTACCACGATCTGTGGAGACCAGCGACACAGGAATGAGGAaaatcatttcaaaataaatacatcagtAGTTCTATGTAAAAAGAGACAAAGACACTTCTTTCCAGTAGGTTTAAATACTTTAAACTAGACTTGCTGCTTGCTTATTAATGACGTCTGAGCATTTTGGTCAGTTTAGCAAAAGAAAGGGAGTGTACTTAATAAATACTTAATAAATACGGCACATATCGACTTATTGCAGTAAGTTTCATGTGAACCTGAAGCTCTTAACATGTTTAACCAGGTAATTGAGAACAAATTTTTGCTAATTGGATTCAGCAGCTTTCAAAATGAGCCCGAATCAATTTAGTGTGTGAGATGTGAAGATCGCATACTTCATAAAAAGTAAGAAACCAGCTGACTCCAGCTAAACAGCAGGAACCTCTTACAGGCTGCATCGCAAAATGTCATTATCTTACAtgactttttgttttgccaCAGGGTGACAATTATTCCACTTATTTCCAGTACAGAACAAACATAATGCAGAACTCTAAAACATCCCTTCCTCCAAGATAAATGCCTGAAGCACTGCAGGTGGaaaaagagaggggaaaaaatctcACCCACTTTGCATAATAAGACATGAAGgataaatctgaaaaaaaattatttgaatcatttcattttctctttttctttgcagtGCACAGCTTCTGTCATTAATCGCAAATTAGGGTGCTTTGATAAGAACCTGAACTGTAGTGTCTCTTTTATGCTGCttatttaaatctttaaatgttaaaaaaaaagagagagtgaaAAACCGCCTGAGGCAATGTTTGACTGAGCAAGTCTCAAAAACAAAGGGAATAAGTTAAAGTCACTTCTACCTTTGATATATTTCAATTCAAATGTCTGACACCGAGTCTGGCTGACAGAAGGTTTTAGGAAATGTATCTGTCTTGGCAAAGTGAGGTTCACAGTCCTCATTAGTGCCAAGACTCTCTCTTTGCCTCTCCCTCTGACTTCTTAAATCCATGAGATATCTTTTAAGAAGTCATAACTACACAACGAAAAGACCACAACAGAAATCTGCTATAGATTTAATATCATCAACGCTCACGGCATCATTTGTGGTCTGCAATAGTGTCTGCCTTTTTCATATACCGTAAAACCTTTTCACCATATAAAAACTCTTTGTTTGACACTCTGTTTGTGTATGCATATATGAAAATCTGCTACGAGGAAGCTTTAGAGACGTCATAGTCCATGATGAGCTGCTTGATATATGAAAGTTTTTCGTGGAGATACTCGcagtgtttcttttcttcccgGTAACCGGGGAACTTCtgtggagacaaaaaaaaaaaaaaaaagtgtattatTAAAAGAGTTTTACATGGTTTTCCTCTATGTTCACGCCTACAAAACTTACATAGTAGACAGGTGGAAATCCTAAATAGAGCAACTGCAAAAAACCTTCTTAAACTAGTGCCAGCCTACACCATACAATCCACATTctctcaaataaataaaaaataaacaattaacaataaataaaacgaTTTCTTTCTCAACCACTAACATATTGAGGATCAATCTTAAAGATTGTCTTTGTTTAGTTTAGGTTAACTACTCGCTGTTTAATAAAAGCAGCTTTCACAGAATTtaattgcttaaaaaaaatcaagctaTTTAAgcattgaaatgtacatttaaGACTATAAGAGCACAAAAAAAGAGGAGCAATAGGTCATAAATCTGAAATAAATCTCAAATATGTGAACTACAAGAAAAACGACTTCAATGTGTCTGACTTACCTTGCGATACTTGTTGTACTTTTCTAGTATTTGGTCTTCCATTGTCTAAATGGTACAAAACACAAAGTTGTTAATATTAGTTTCCACATAGAGACTAACAGTCCAAACTGAGCACTTGCATATCTGCATATATCATGTACCTTATATTCTTGAGTACCAGGGGACAGGCTCTTGATTTTAGAGCCCAGCTGAATGAACATGTGAGTTATGGTGGCAATCCGGGAATGGAGGTCTTTGTACTCATCATACTCAGCGCAGAAATCCTCCTGGTACTGCTCACGTTGCTCTAAACTTGTTATGGGGCTGTATTTTCTATAAGTAGACACAGAAACATAGTGTGTGATAATGTAAAGACCACCACAGAAGATAGAAATAATCTTATGCAACATTGAGCCTTCAAGAGACTCTCTTCCATATGAATTCTTTCCTAGAGATACAATCACAATATTTTTTGTGCAAATTTCTAAACTGCCCATTTCCCTAATTTCGTTTACTTCTTGTGTAGTACCTCTTTCTGCCACGAGATGGTAGCACAAGCCTACAATGTCATCCTACACAGTTTGTTCTTGAATCCTTGTCATCTACTTcattgaatcaccttgttgttgaattgtgctatacaaataaacttgccttgccttgcctaaacaaaagcaaaagattCTAGCAGGTCATcaaaaaataacttgaaaacATGTTCAGACTTACAGCACATAATCTGGCTTCTCCTCAGAAACCACAGTATTTGTTATGTCAGGATCTGGAGCAAGAacgtaagaaaaagaaaatatcattAGCTGCAGTCGAATCAGTACAGTCATCCATGTGGATCTTTGCCATTGTCTGAATATTAAgcaatatgttttttattttgctaaaagccacagtgtgtctgtgtgtgtgttcatctctGCCTCTGTTCAGACTAGCTAAGAGCCTGTGGGTGTCAGGAGACCTCTAGGCTTAGAGACCCAAGCTGTTGTTGAGTCAGTCAGCCACATAACACACTGAGGACTCAAGAGGGGGAGCTTCAGGAAGCACATACAGTCATGAGATAATACTGTGCTGATACAGCACTGGGTTGCAAGGGGGGACTTTACATGCACTCACCTGCCCATTTATTAGGTACATCTGTTTAACTTTTTGCTAATACGATTATCCAGTTGGATTTAAATGGACGAAACAGCGCCAGTGCCAAAATAAACGAAGTAGTTTAATTTAACACGAGAGGCAGCAATGAAGAAGGGGCATTTAAATCCAGCTGACAGGAATTTGGGGGAATGTTGGATGAAAAAGCAAAACTACAATCACTGACTTAATGATCTGGAAAACATTACAAGatgttttttagttttgttttttttaatacacagGGGAAAGAAGGCCTTACTGTCAAGTTTGTCTGGATTCTTCTCGAGCTCATTATTCGTCTTTAACCAGTCAGTCCTATGGTCGTCTTTAAATTTCTCGCGCTCCTTGTCCTTGTGCTTTTTCGATTTCTTCTTTCTGTGCTGGCTGTTGGCGAGCTGTGGCTGAGCGCAGTTGGAGTCACGCTGGGTTGGCTGGAGGCTGCTTACTTTGGGTTCTTGCTCCCTGGTCTCTGAAACAGGCGTGTCAGAAGTGCTAGATAGTTTGTGCATTAGAGGAAAGGAATTATGGCTCCCTGGTAAACCATTTTGGTTATCAGTATGGTTATCTGTCCTTTGAAACTCAGTCTTTGTGTGGAAACTTGGGTTAAGGGAAGGTGTTGCATCATTGTGTCCTCCTTTATTGTTTAAGAGTCCGTTTACAGCTGGCTGCTGTTGTAACCTCTGGTCTGTGAGTTTTTGTCTCTTAGCTGCTAGTCTTTCCTGTGAGTCAAAAGGCACAGGGCGTTTCTAGGGAAACAGacagggaaaaacaaaaaatacatctCTGAAACATTTTCATACAAACTTCATGAATAAACTTTAATTCCAGCAGACAAAGGTAAAGACTAGAGGGCAAAGGGCACACATTTACACTGACGTAAAGAAGCAACATCCGTTCAAAACCACATCAACCACTTTCACACATACTGAAAGGTAAATGGAGAACAATACAGCCATTTACCACTGCAAGATTTTTTGCTATGCTTTGATCCTCTGACGTCCTTAGTACTGATGGGTTTGGTTGAGGATTTCGCGACTGGTTGCCAATATGTGGCTGCAACTTCCTAtcaaacagaaagagagaaaaaaagcaatCAGACACAACCAAAGCACCTTTGGGAATTTCATAAACACCTAGTCTTGCTGGTTTACAGAAGCCCGAATATGGCCGAGCTTAAAGGTGGAAAAGATTCTCTGTATAGCAAGGACACACAAGGTCTGCCTCTGAGGGCTGACTATACAGAAACACGTGGGAATGAAAGAAGATGTGCAGGAGACCTTACTTTTCTAATGCGGCGAATAACAAGTGCAAAATGAAGTTTCAATGATTCAGTCATCATCTTGTTATTTATGAGCTAACACCAGTACCACCGGGGAATTAATACATAAGATATATCGGGCATAAAAGTGAAAGGGCACGTTTACGTACAGCACGTTACACAAAAACAAGCTGTTTAATGAGAGCGCATAACTTGCATCCATCTGGGACCCCCTGCCTCTAGCCCACCTGGCCAGCAGCCGGCTGACAAGCTGCTTCTCCTCCTCGTTGTAGCCTGGCCAGTCTCTCTGCACATGCCTGTAGAAGTCATCTCTCAGTGAGTAGCTGCTGTCTTTGGGGTTCAATTTGGCCACCTAAAGAAATATCACACAACACACAATGTTAATTCAAATTCCTATTAAAGTtagaaaaaatgttatttattagTTACTCCATGCCAAACGGTGAATTTTAATGTGACATTCACCGTTTTTTTTAGCTCCGTTTTTAGTCTCCACCGGCCCCAGAGGAAAGCATCTGCTTTAATAGCAGTTAAATATTGCCATATGTTCAACAGTTAGTCATCAAATTTGTTTGCCAGAAAGTGGTTAGAAAGTAGGGAATAAGAGGTTATTTTTTCCTGGATGACGCACACATTTCTACTTCTTAATTAAGACAGAATTTAAGTCATTGTATTTTGGCTAAAAATCTCAGTCATACAGACTCTGGCTGTTACTGTTAGGAAGGTTGGAGCCCTTTCTGACCAGGCATATGCCTCATTTAATGTCCTCATGTAACAAATCTCTCAGACACACTTCTTTCATCTGATCAGTCATGTAAAAGTGAGGAACATCCTTTCTCAGGAAAAGTAGCCAACacctttatttcttttaagCCTTTTGCAGAGAATACAAAGCTGCTGCCTTCAATCTGTTGTGGCGACAGGATTCTGCCATTCAAACACACCCACTGCAGTGACAGAAAGCACCATGCAGATGATTGGAATAAAAGATGAGGGTTTTTTCTTGGTCACAAGAGTAGCCAAGTCATAAGTGCCTTAACTTTGGATTCATGAtagctgtggttgcaaaaaCACTTTTAGTCATACAGAATCTCAGTGCTGACCTCTAAATGCTTTCCTCGTGGATTTATGGGTTCAATCACTCATTTTGAATCATATCGGATGAAACATTAAGTCCATTTTACATATTTTAGTCATTCTAGctgtcaaaaaaaaaggaaaaaaaaggagtaTAATCCAGGATGTGGTCAACTGGTATTGACTTGTGATTGAGAAGCCATTAGCAATGAATGCCGACTGGATTCATACAAATCCAGTCCACAGATtacaacaaaaacatcaaaaagggttaaaaattatcttTGTGGTATTTTTTAATCCTTAAAATATACCaaacctcttttttttatttttaacatgtcCTCACATATGTAATAGCAATCGATATCAACGTGTCTTATATTCCGCCTACTAATTTGTCAGTAAGTTGGGCTTCTTGCAAACTTGTTTCGATTGGGataataaaatatgaaatggtagaaaaataaataaaaagactactcagaaacttaaaaacacaaaagccgcCACCACCTGGATCCATTATGTGCTAAACCTGAAACATCCACATTCCTGAAAAGCAACAACACCTTCTCAGCGTTTCCGTTTCCATCCGAGCGTCCCagattttttcccctcacattTTCTAAAGACGTCTATCTTTCTGAAGCCTCCAGACAGAGGAGTCTGCCCAATAGCAAACAATCTCTGAAGACACAATTACAGCAGCGACCTAATTACTCCTATGCAGTGAGACAAGAACCACATGCGTGTACAGACATCAACTAGCAGAAggcctgcaaaacacacaaacaaacatcactTAGGAATAACTCAAAAATATTTACAGGAAAGCAAAAGAAACTTCTTAAAATTAGATCCCGGCTTTGATTAAAGCACAAACGGTGCTGGTCTCTGTCAGCACACACATTACCACAGATCTGTGTTGTTCAGAGCTTTTAAGTGCCTTTCAGACACTCTGACAGTGTCAAAATgtattgttggtttttttttaatgttaaatatagTAGGGAAACACACTTGATTTTCACAATGTGATATTAGTTGAATGTCAGGCAATGGCCATATATAATGTGCAAAAACAGAGCCAACACAAGCACATTTGCTTGGCTGGAAATGTAAATCACTGTTGTCTTGGTATAATGTGCAAAACCATAGcgtgttttttaaagttttatataATGACAATTAGGGGTGTTTAAGGATGTTCAGGGAGTATAATGTACAAAGtctacatttgaaaaaaaatatatgcatGAGATGCTGCGCTAGGCATGCGTGTGTGCCAAGCAGCAATCGGTGCAAACATGTTTACATGATGATTAAGggaaagaaatgtttgtttcTACACTCATTTTCCCCCTTTGGGACAATCTGTTGGAGTTATGCATTTTCAAGGTCATGATGGCTTTAAGTAAGAACcatacactgtatataaaagatggaagtaACCACCGCATCATTGTTTACTGGTTATTGAAACCACCAGCTGtccggggcgatcgtggctcaagagctgggagttcgccttgtaattggaaggttgccggttcgagccccggcttggacagtctcggttgttgtgtccttgggcaagacacttcacccgttgccgcctggtggtggtcagagggaaCTCTAAACCCTGCTGTTGGAGCTTTTTAGAGCATTTTAATGAACAAACAGTATGGCCTCCTGTGTGGTACGCATTATCCACGTTTATACTTCAGTTATGGTGAGTCAACTTGTATTATACTAGTATTGTACTACAAATTATATCTTTGTCTGAACAGTGCATCCACAGAGTTAATGGGTGCAGCTTTCTTACCCAGAAATCCCCTTTTGGATCCAGAAAACCAACTTGATGACACTGCAGTGGCTAAATCCATCTTTTTTTACACTCTGTGGCCTCTGCATGGATGCAATTGCTTCAGCTTTTGTACATTTTGTCTACAAACAGTGTTTCTAAGTACCTCCTCCAGTATGGCACCCAGCTCGGCCTTATCTTTGGGGCTTGCTCTTTCTCTTTCCAgccacagcagcagctctggtTTTCTGTAGGGTTTGAGAGCCAGCAGGTGGACGATGCGATCCTTCAGGGGCTTCTGCATTGAGGTCGCCATACTGCCATTCCTCCGGTTATTGACAGAGTACTTGGAGAAGCTGCTATCTGAGGCAGGGAGTGGGCCTGGCCTCTTCTGGTACTTGACACATTTACCTGAACACAAAGTAAAAGAACAAGATCTACGATGATGCATCAGTCCGCCTGTGATTTAGGATGGATTAACTTAGATGACATTACCTCAAAAGATACACACATTATGTTAATGAATCAAATCAACATCTAATTATAAATACTTTGTATGCCTCAAGGAGCGGGCTTATAAAAAGCAggatatttcacattttattgcAGGTGGCAAAACAGAAGCCTGTTTTGCATCAAGCAGTTTTGAGAACTACCTGAAGAGCTCCTCGTTGAACTTCATACTCTCCTTTCTTTCCATCTGTTTGCATTCATATTGCTTATAGAAAAGCTGAATCACTGTATTAACCAGCCAGTGGCCAGGAATGCAACattaactttgtttttcttgtattGCTGTTTTAGCCTCTTGAGTTTTCTCAATATTTTTTGCCTTCTTGTGGATTGCGCTAATCAGCTTCACAAGTGTTTACTTgacattgttttatattttgccGTCCAGTTATAGACAGAATGGATTTTAGTGTTGGTGTTTGCATGttgcatgtttatttttttggctATAGTTAAGAGTTATTGGTTACTTGACTCATGTTTTACCAAGGTTAATACTATTTGTATTGCTACTATACCAATCACAGTACACCTACATCTCTCAAAAGGTCCTCTTATGCTGGTAAACCTATAACCTGATAACCTTTTCTGTGTTAGGAGCTAAAAATGTAGTTCTGAGAACAACAGTTTTCTCCAGTTGATGCAGTAATTGAATTCAGTCTACATACAATATAGCACAAGGAAAACACCAGGTGCATGCCTTTGAGATCGGATTGCAGTgcagttttgttctgttctttgcATGGCTTTGAATCACAATTTAGTCTGCCAGGGgtcttttatgttttaaaattgGCCAGATtatctatcatcattctttgTCTGATTTCCTGTCTTTACTCCTTACCTGCTCTATGTAGcttaattcatattttattaaaagaaaaaagaaaagaaaagaaaaaaaggaaacaaggggaaaaagacaagaaaatacAACTATGCAATTTTAAGCAGGGATACACTTCTGGGACAATTCTGAAATACTTTGTGGGTCATCCTGTGGAATTACAAGCACCGTCTTACTGGGGTCAGAATGTAACACAGCCACGCCTGGTGGATTCCTGAGGTTAGAGAGAGAGAACCCCAGCAATCAGACAATCTCCTATGCAAGCTGGCGACTGTGGGAAGAAAGAGCTCCCTTTTTACAGGAAGGAATCTCCAGCAGAACAAGGCTCAGGAAGGTACAAGGAGAAAAGAATCTTAAGGCAGTGAGATCTGTGCTAATCCCATTACGGGTTAATCTGCGCTTTGCAGGTCAgtgacaggaaaagaaaaagtaagtcCAACAGATAACTTCATGCATATGTACTTCTGTTAGTCATTTATCATGATGAAAATAAGGAGAATTATGTTATAATGTCATGGGGATTTATGGTGTGCCAGATACGTGCTTGATAGGGTTTGGCTTTCTTCCTAATAAATTCTGTGAGAGTTACAATTTATACTGCTTTGTCATGTTCACCTTAAGATCTGATGTTACACAATCCATGCAGTAATCTGGTTTAAACCAACTACAGTTGCAGCTTCCCTGGAGCTTCAGCACTGACATGGGGGTCCAGGACAGAGCCAAGAAAAAGTTTTGCATAACCGCAGCAAAGTTTAGcgagcagggaaaaaacacagaaggTAGCTTTCAGGTCATAGTTAGTAAAACCTGCACGTCCCATACAGCTCTCATTCTGCAATAATCTTTGTTTTAGAGACATGGCTCCATTAACTATACTTTTCAGTTGTATTAATGGTAAGGGCCTGGCAGTGAATCGAAACTCCCTGAAATTAAAGTTTAAAGACAGTTTCTGACTTTGAACAATGACAAACATTAAATATCGGAGAAAAGGCTTAGCTTTTGTCTTGGTATAACCAAAAATACGGCCTACGCATGTGGTTTCATCGCACATCAAAAACAGGAAAGTATCTGGTTTTTAGCTTCaagcaataaataaaggaatatttttcAAGGCAAATATTCCTTTTACTTTTATTGGTGCTATTATATTTCTATTTGGGTTTTTATACAGCCTCTTTTGTATCCACATCCAAATTGCTGATCCCTCTCCAACTAAAAAGCTATTTGGCCCTTCCACATGAAAATCTGCAGATGATTCATCTTCGATTTCGGTTTTCCTGCCACAGAAGCCTTTTGCTTAATCTTACTTGGATGTGTTGCTCCAGGTTTGATCTCAATGGCAGAGCGGCTCCAACTGTCCTTCTCCACCTGCGACATCCTCTCGCGGGTCATCTGGTAGGAATCATCGGTGGCACACACAGTGATCTTGTCCTGGATGCTGCCCTGACCTTCCAGCTGTTCGCGGCCGtcactacaaaataaaaaacagccaGCTGTTGAACTTCACGGCAttctgctgctttttaaaaacatcctTTAAGTTATCTCAAAGCAGGATGGCAGCGCAGAACCTTTGCAGCAGAAAGTGACTTTGTGGCGGAATCTGGCTAAACCTGTGGTTGCTGTATGTTATGTCACTGTCTAGATTTAGCTCTGCAGCCTGTGACATGTGAGAAAGGCTATATATCTTGGTTCAGAGCAGGACAGACCATGTAGAAAAACCGCCAGGATTAACTTGGCTCCTGTCGGCATGCTTGCAAAACAAGAATCATCTTGGCCAAAAGTAAAAAGTTAAAATAAGAACCTGAGCTCCATTAATGGAGCAAATAAATCAGAGATTTACAGAGCTGCCAAaatccaacaaacaaacaaaaacagaacaaaaaaaaaaaaaagaaaaaaaaagtagcaaTTCCTGCCAATTTGAGACATTTTCACTATACAATAACATAAGTGACCAATGGCCACTCTTTCACTCTGTCCTCCAAATATCAAAACAAATGCAGGGGGCAACGGGAGCAAGATATTGCTGTCATGCTGATGTGCCGTTTCTCTTGGCTGCAGTAACTGGCTGAAATGAAAGCTAGTTAAAGTTCAGGCCACAATTAGCCATCTGGCACCAAGAAGCCGCAACAGAGCATAACCTTTAGTTTCCAAGCATATCCACTCCATAAATAAAGCAACGCGGGTCTCAGTAATGAGAGGTTCGGCCCAGAAATTTACAGGAAATTACAAGTGCCCCATGGTCTGTACGGTAAGATGCAAGCAAACAGTCTCTTCTGATTTGCGAGCATAGGGAGACAGTGTCTTCTGAGGTTATGAGCCACTACAAGAGGATCAGACCACTTACACATCTGGAAGCTCAAAAGTGTACTTTGCAAAATTCTCCACAAATGATGCACAAGCAATACGCAATCCTTCTTCATAACCATTTATGACCCACTGGAAGTGGGTAGTGGTGtactttgtttgcattttcttcTACATTTGGAACATTTTTGGGCCGCAACCTTCAGACAATACGTGGATGCCAGTAGCCATGTATGCAGGCAACCAGCTATCAGACTGAAGGGGGCTGAAAATGTGGATTCAGCAAAAAACAGTATTATAAATCTTCCAGACTGAATCTGAGGCTGGCCTTCACCCAACCAGCCTAAATTGTTGATGCAATGCAAGATGGATCTTGGTTTAAACATTTTGGCAatccattatttttcttttagtttcttGTTCTTAGCTGATAAGAGGGTTAAAAGTTGGATAAGTTGTCCTTACAGAGAAGCTCTTTTGCATACTTTTGTTGTAATAAGTGATTATTTGAGTTGTTGCCTTCATATCAACCCAAAGCAGTCTaatcattctcctctgacctctggcatcaacaagcatTTTCATCCAGAGAATTGCCGATCtctgcatattttatttttctgaccaGTCTCTGTAAATCCTAAAGATAGTTGCGCTTAAATCagctttcttccccattctggtGGTCTGTTTGAACTTCAGTTTACATGCCTAAATGTACTGAGCTGtggccatgtgattggctggtatGTGGGTATGAAGTTTGTGTGTACATCTATTTGGTCTTAATAAGTGATAATAACCAACATAAATGTTAGCAGCATATTTTAAGTCTGCAGGTGGTTCACtggggttgtgtgtgtgtgtgttctggcaAATTCGGTCAGGCATATTGAGCGAGAACTTTTGGCTGCGCTTACCCAGAGAAGAATAGCCAAGTTTGAAGCTTTAACaaagagttcttttttttttttattgaaaatattTGCCAAAATTCTTTGCTGATTAATGTAACGGGGAAAAAGGGATTTTTGATTAGTCTTCCATGGTGCTCAAAGTTGGATCTTGATTCAGTGGCGATAATAGTACTCGACTTGTGAAAACAAGTTTCGGATTCATACCTCGACACATACTGATGGATGCAGTCAAAGCTGGCCTGTGGCTGGTCTTTGCTGTCGCTGGACAAGTAAAAGGAAAAGACACGGAGGGCAGAAGGAGACTCTGAAGTGGGAGCTGGGATCTTGATGTACTGTggagaaaacagaggaaaagatttttattttagcaGATGCAAATAATAACAAAGTCGAATGAATGACCAAGTTGCATAAGCGTGTTAAACGCACCCACAAAACGATAATAAATGTATTCCAGGTTTTCCTGCCAGCTGATTTTGTCCTTAAAACAGCTTATGTAAATATTGTGTGAGCGCATTACCCCGCAAAGTAAAAGAATGgttttattgtttcatttgACTGCCAGCTGGTTGCTTTAACTTATCATTTTCCTAAGAGATTAAGCGTTTTTGATCATATTTCAAACTGTCAACTCATTGCAGGGAAAAGAAATTATCTACTCAGCACAATTTTAGGCAAGCTGATGCCAGATGCATTTAAGCCAAGAACACGGGACCATCCAAAGTCAAGGTTTCTGCAATCACCATAAATCAGTgaagtttttattttcacaacACAATGCCACAGAAATAAGACTAAGTAACATGCACAATAATGCATAATACCACCAAAGGGAATTTACTTTATTTCATCAACAATTTTACCCAACAGGATGTTAAATGGACAAAAAGCAGACTGAGACTTTGGTTTGTGTGCAAAAGTGAACCCCTCccaccccaaaaaacaaaacaaaacaaacaaaaaaaaaccccctatACTGTGCACTGGCTGCCCAGCACAGCAGAGCAGACACAT contains these protein-coding regions:
- the LOC101477985 gene encoding RNA polymerase II elongation factor ELL, encoding MASLRQEHQYGLSCGKNNKNSPNRTLYHVKLTDTAIRALEAYQNLKGSLSSEPSICFKGSQGYIKIPAPTSESPSALRVFSFYLSSDSKDQPQASFDCIHQYVSSDGREQLEGQGSIQDKITVCATDDSYQMTRERMSQVEKDSWSRSAIEIKPGATHPSKCVKYQKRPGPLPASDSSFSKYSVNNRRNGSMATSMQKPLKDRIVHLLALKPYRKPELLLWLERERASPKDKAELGAILEEVAKLNPKDSSYSLRDDFYRHVQRDWPGYNEEEKQLVSRLLARKLQPHIGNQSRNPQPNPSVLRTSEDQSIAKNLAVKRPVPFDSQERLAAKRQKLTDQRLQQQPAVNGLLNNKGGHNDATPSLNPSFHTKTEFQRTDNHTDNQNGLPGSHNSFPLMHKLSSTSDTPVSETREQEPKVSSLQPTQRDSNCAQPQLANSQHRKKKSKKHKDKEREKFKDDHRTDWLKTNNELEKNPDKLDNPDITNTVVSEEKPDYVLKYSPITSLEQREQYQEDFCAEYDEYKDLHSRIATITHMFIQLGSKIKSLSPGTQEYKTMEDQILEKYNKYRKKFPGYREEKKHCEYLHEKLSYIKQLIMDYDVSKASS